The DNA sequence GTCACTGCTGTGTAACTGCCGCACGTAAACGCCGATATCGTCGTGCTCTTCGTCTGTCGTATCATCGGTATCGGTATCAAGTTGCTGCTCGATGAGTTTCAATAAACCATCTTGCAGCAACTGGCTGATATTGTAGTTGGTGCGCAGTCGGCGGTGTCCGAGCGGCACCCACTGCATGTCGTCACAGGTGACGAGCAGCGTGTCTTCGTCCACTCGGGTCGGATCATCCGTGATAGTGATTTCAGCAGACTGATTCACCAGCCTTTCATCATATACCACCACGTTAGCTCCCCATTGCGTGACCTGGCGGTTAACGATAGTGCGCACCTCATCGGATGTAATATTCAAAAGTAGCGTGATGTCGTCCAGAAGTTTCTCTTCTTCTTCTACGGGCTGCGCAGCCATGTCCATTTTCAGCGTCAGGGTGTATTGCGTGCCAAGCCCCGGGCGGCTGTTTATCTGCAATTGACCACCCAGTTTGTTACAAAGCTGATTGCACAGAAATAGGGTTAATCCTGAATTTTGCCGGAAACGATCGGACAGCGGCGTAGTCGCGAACGGGTGCATGAGATTGTCGCGCTCCAGGCCAGAGATTTCCGTACCGGTATCGTTGATTTTTATCACCACCTGTTCAGGCGATTGACCAGCAGGCTCGCAAGAGACAGTAATCTTGCCATAATCGGTATTGGTTATCGCGTAATCCAGCAGCAGTGACAGCGTTTTTCGCAGGAGTTCACTATCGCCAAGATAGGACTGGCGCGGATCAAGCTGGTAGTGGTTAAACAACGCCAGCCCTTTTTGCTGAATACGGGGCAATAACTCCAATAACAGGTCGTCAAGCAGTGTTAACGGTGAGAACGGCTCATGCACCAAATGCCACTCGCCGGTTTCCAGATGTGCTTGCAGGGCGATGTTTTCCATCAACCGAATGGCGCTGCTGGCTTCGATAATCAATGACTGAATGACTTTTTGCTGCTCTGGCGTCGCTTCCGCCTGCCGCAAAGAGAGCGCTAACTGATGAACGGCAGATAAAGGATGCTTAAACTCTTGGCTGAGGTGGCGAAACAGTCGCTTGCGCACGGCGATATTCTTATCGATTTCCCGCTGGGCGAGCTGTAATTTCCGGGTGATTAAAATTTCCTGGTCTTGTTCACGCAATAAGAACAGGCACAGCGCAGGGGTATGCTGGCTGTGGAAAACGCGCACCTCATACATTTCGTTATCGACGGTCGCCTGAATCAGCCCCTGATGTTCTTCGGCAAGGGTGGCGATTTTCTTCAAACTCAAATGCGGATAAAGACGTTCAGCCAGCGTATTGGCGACCGCCACTTTATTATTATCAAAATCATAAACCAGTACGCCAACCGGTACGCGGTTGACAATATCGTCGTACATCTGTTGTTGCGATTTCAGATGATGAGAAAGATCGTCCTTCGGACGCGCATGATAACGGCGCAACGCATATGCACCGCTGAGAGCAAGCAGCAGTAATGCCAGACTAAAGCCGATACTCCAGATATTCCTGCGCAGCATTTCAGCGATAAGCTTATCGAGCGGAACGACATACACCAGCTTGATGGGCGCATTCATTAATTGAGCGGAAATTTCCAGTAATCCGCCCTCACGGCGGATTTCAGTTGGAATGTCGTTATCATTATCTACGTTCACCGGCGGCAGTTGTTGGCGCAGGATGAAATTTTCCCGGGGCAGATGGCTTGGGATCAGATCGTTAATCGATAAATCAAAGGCAATGACGGTCGCCAGATGGCCGGGCTGATTGAACGTGGTACGCAGGGTAAAATAGTAGTCATTGTAAAAGCGTAATTTGCGCAGTGCCGAGAAACTTTCCCGCTCATCGAGCGTATTGGCTTGCTGCAACATTTCTGTTTTGCGCGTTTCGACTATCGATGACAAATAGCTGCCGCGTAGCGGTGACGAAATATCTTTCAACGGCTGGGTGGAAACCATGGTGAGGCTGTTGTCCTGCCCGTTAAGGTAATACATTGAATAGATATCGGTTTTTGCTCCCCAGAGTACATCCAGATACTGTGAGATGCGGTGCATCGCGGTTAATGTGGTTTTATCGTGTTGGCCAAAAATGAGCGCATCCGTCTTGTGGTTACTCTTTTCAGCATAAAATACGTTAGGTATCAGTGTGATGAGGTTGACATTGGTGCTTTCAGGTTGAATCGGGTCAGTAATAAGGTTTTTATAGATTTGGTCGGTAAAAAAGCGATAGGCATCAATGCGTTTTTGCATCCCTTCGGCAATATCCGTTAGCGCAGATTTTTTTTCCGTCATCCAGCAATTGACGTAGTTATAGCCGTAAGAGCCTATCGCTAACAGAAGGAGCAGGATGAATAACAGGAAAAAACGCATGATAGCCGCAGGCATGAAATCAGGCTCCAGATGAACGGTTTAATCGGTGGTGAGTGAGCGCTAACCGGCATGACCTCTCCGGCAACAGCGGGTTTTCGAGGTGCGGGCTGTCACATGCCGGGCCGGGAATGGGTCGGCTGCTAGCGCCGCAGTCTGTTGGTTCCGTGCGTTTTGTCGAACGTTGTCACCCATTCGCTCCTTTCAGCACAGCTCCACGCGATACCCGGCAACGCTCACCGCTAGCGCACATTCAGGTGGTCTTTTTACCACAATTGCCGTGATTTATCGAAGTGTGATACGTGTCGATGTTAACGAAAGCGACAAAACGCTGTCCTTGATAGCCCCCTGTTGGGCACGGTTGCGGTATAACGCCGAAGACATAAAAAAAGCCGGGCAAGCCCGGCAGGTAACTAATGACAAAGCAGAATGAGGAAATTTGATGACAGCAGGGAAATTCTAGGGGGGCGGCGTGGCGAACTTTTGTCACTTAATGCTAATTGAATCGCCTGCGGATTCATTTTGTGCGGTGCGTATTTTTCTGGCGAGCGGCATTCCCGTTTGAATTGCTATCACGCTAATCGCTTTTTTTTTCCATCGCGAGCCCCGTATAATTCCTCACTTTCAGTTAGGCTATGGGGTGAATGTGCTGCAATTCTCAGACCTGCTGCATCAAATGCATCAGGCACTTAGTGAGCCTTTACCCGTTCGGACGGGTTTTTATGCCATTACGCTGACCTTTCCGGATAGCGGGGAACTGCTACCGTGGCTGGCGGCGCAATCGGTGTATCCGCAATTTTACTGGCAGCACCGTCAGGATGATGAAGAGGCCGCCGTTTGTGGGCAGGTGCGCGCCTTTGACGATATCACGCAGGCGAATGCCTTTTTGCAACGTCACGACGTAGACGACAGCGTGCGTATCTGGGGGATAAACGCCTTTGATCAATGCCCACAGACGCCGGAATTGGCGGTGGCCCGGCTGTTTGTGCCGCGAATCGCACTGTTACGTCAGGGGCGGCGTGTGCGTGTGCGGCTGAATCTGTTTAGTGAAACGTCATTGGCCGACGATGTGCAACTGGCACAGACGTTTTTGCGCCAGCTACAGCCCGCGCAAATGTTGCCGCCGTTGCAGACACGTATCGTGTCAGCGCAGCATTGTCCGAACCGCGAGCAGTGGGGCGCGATCTTGGCGCAGGCGCTGGCAGAGATAACCGCAGGCAGGCTGGAGAAAGTGGTGCCGGCTCGTGCTACCTCATTGACGCTCAATGAGCCGCTGCGAGCAACCACGCTCATGGCCGCCAGCCGTGCGGCGAATCATCGCTGTTATCATTTTATGCTGGCGCTGGCGCCTGAACAGGCGTTTCTGGGATCGAGCCCTGAGCGGCTTTACCGACGGCGATATCACCGGCTGGAGACGGAGGCGCTGGCGGGGACGGTTGCCAGCCATCCCGATGAAACAGTGGCGGCACAGTTAGCCGACTGGTTGATGAATGATGTAAAAAACCAGTGCGAAAATATGCTGGTGGTCGATGATATTTGTCAGCGTTTGCATGAGGTTGCGCAAACGCTGGATGTAATGCCGCCTGAGATTATCCGCTTGCGTAAAGTACAGCATTTGCGCAGAACGATTCAGGCGACGCTGCGGGCGATTGATGATGAGGTCTGTTTACGTTTGCTACAGCCTACAGCGGCGGTGGCTGGCTTGCCACGCCGTCCGGCGCGGGATTTTCTTGCCCGGTACGAGCCCTTTACGCGCGGCTGGTATGCCGGGTCTGCCGGATACCTGTCCCGGCAGCAGTCCGAATTTTGTGTGGCGTTGCGCTCGGCTAACGTGAACGCGCGCCAGCTGACGTTATATGCCGGGGCAGGGATTATTGCGGCATCAGACCCTGAGCAGGAATGGCAAGAATTAGACAATAAAATCGCCGGTTTGAAATCGCTGTTTGACGGCGACATGTCATAAGGTCGTTATTTTCGATAACCTTTTTGTTACATCAAGAGTGGCGAAAAATACGCAAAAATCCGATGATGGGTGAGGCCCGCCGACATCATAACGCGCTGTAGCGGCTGTCGGTGGGCATTATGGATGTCACTGCGGTGACGTCATTTTTAATGATCCCTTTATGGCAAAAGTACACGGCAATATTCGTTGTTACTGGTTTACATCATGGTTTACATCAAAGTTGGCCGGATGAAAAAAAATATAATAATTGCCACAACCCGCAACCGGAGTTGTTGAGTCGAACATGTCCACACATATTTTTAATCGCCGATGGGCGCAGGTGCTTTTTGAAGTGCTGAGTCGCCAGGGTATTCGCCACGTTTGTATCGCGCCTGGATCGCGCTCAACTCCCTTGACACTGACTGCCGCCACACACGCGGCGCTGCAATGCCATACCCACTTTGATGAGCGCGGGCTGGGGCATCTTGCGCTTGGGCTGGCGAAAGCCTCTGGTGAGGCGGTGGCGATTGTCGTGACGTCCGGCACGGCGACCGCCAATTTGTACCCGGCGATTATTGAAGCCGGTTTGACCGGTGAAAGGCTGGTCGTGCTGACGGCCGATCGCCCGCCGGAGATGATTGATTGCGGCGCTAATCAGGCCATTCGCCAGCCGGGAATGTTTGGCGCTCATCCCGCACACGCGCTGAATTTGCCTCGTCCTACACCGGATATTCCGGCGCGCTGGCTGGCGGCAACGCTCGATAATGCGTTAAGCGCACTGCGCCACGGCGTGTTGCATGTCAACTGCCCCTTTGCCGAGCCGCTCTATGGTGAGGACGATCCGCTCGCATTTCAGGATTGGCTCGGCGCGCTCGGTGATTGGTGGCAGCAGCAAGAACCCTGGTTACAGGGCGACAGCCGTGATGTCGCGCTACGGGTACAGCCGGACTGGCCGCAGTGGCGGCAGCGTCGCGGTGTGGTTCTTGTTGGACGGGTCGCCGCGCACGAGGGTGAACGGATAGCCGCCTGGGCGCAGACACTCGGTTGGCCGCTGATAGGCGATGTGCTGTCGCAGACCGGCCAGCCGTTGGCCAGTGCAGATTTGTGGTTGATACACCCAGAGGCTCAGGCGTTGCATCAGGCGGAGATAGTGGTGCAATTTGGCGCCAGCCTGACCGGTAAGCGCGTATTACAGTGGCAGACAGCGGTAGCACCGCAAGAGTATTGGTTGATAGACCGGCTGCCGGGGCGACTTGACCCGGCGCAGCACCGTGGTCGCCGCTTGGTTGCCGCACCTGATGACTGGCTGGCGGCGCACCCGGCCCCGTCACCGGCGCAGCCTTGCTGGGCACCGGCGGTTCAGGCTTGCGCCGGGCGCGTTCGTCAACAGGTCGCGCTAAGGTTGTCTGCGGGGTTTGGCGAGGCTCAACTGGCGCATCGCGTCGCCGCGTTGCTCCCGCCGCATGGGCAGTTTTTTGTCGGCAACAGCCTGGCCATCAGGCTGGTGGATGCGCTGGCCTGCCTGCCTGCGGGGTATCCGGTGTATGCCAATCGCGGTGCCAGCGGCATTGATGGCCTGTTATCGACGCTGGCCGGGGTGCAGCGCGCCACGGCTCGCCCTACGCTTGCTATCGTTGGCGATGTGTCGGCGCTGTATGACCTAAACAGTCTGGCGCTATTACGCCAGGTTCCTGCGCCCTTGGTGCTGATTGTCGTTAATAATGATGGTGGCCAGATTTTCTCGCTATTGCCGACGCCTCTGGCGCAGCGAGAGGCTTTTTACTGTATGCCGCAGCATGTTGATTTTCGCCATGCCGCCGCGCTGTTTGGCCTGCGTTATGCGCGGGCGCAGGATTGGCAAGGCGTAGAGGAGGCAGTGGCGAGCGGCTGGCAACACGGCGGCGCCACCTTGCTTGAGGTGGTGGTAGAGCCCAAAGCGGGCGTGGAAACATTGAAGCAATTGCTGGCAGCGGTGCCGTCATGGTAGGCAATCTATGGTAGGTCATGAATGGTAGGTCATGAATGATAGGTCATCGCATCGGCACCGCGAAACCGGGGCAGCCTTGGCTGGTGATGCTGCACGGTTTGCTTGGCAGCGCACAGGACTGGCAGCCGGTGTTGCCGTACTTTGCCGACTGGCCTGTCCTGCTGATTGACTTACCCGGCCACGGTTCGGCCCGGCAATGTGGCGCGCAAGGGTTTGCACAGATTAGTGAGCAATTGTGCGTGCAGTTATCCGCATGGTCGATTGATAAATATTGGCTGCTGGGGTATTCGCTCGGCGGGCGTTTGGCCATGTATCACGCCTGCTATGGCGACACCTCCGGCTTGCAAGGGGTGTTGATTGAGGGCGGCCATCCGGGGCTTGAGGGCGATGACGAACGCATGGCGCGCCGTCAACATGATGCCGGATGGGCAAGGCGCTTTCGCGAGCAGCCCCTTGAACATGTGCTGAACAGTTGGTATCAGCAACCGGTGTTTGCGGCATTACCGCCTGACCAGCGAGACCGGCTGGTGGCACTGCGCCGTGGAAATGACGGTGCGGCTATCGCGGCCATGTTAGAGGCCACATCGCTTTCTCGTCAGCCTTATCTGGTGCCGTTATTGCACCATTTGCCGATGCCGTTGGGATACCTCTGCGGACATCAGGACACTAAATTTCAGGCGCTGGCGGCGCAGCATCATTTTGTGTTGCTTGACGTTGCCCGCGCCGGACACAACGCTCATCAGGCGAATCCATCGGCTTATGCAGCACGTATTCGCCAGTTTATTTCGTATCCCGAAAGGAAGATTGATTATGCTTTATCCCAGTGAAGAACAGCTTTACGCACCGGTTGAATGGCACGATTGCAGTGGCGATTTTGTCGATATTCTCTATCACAAATCCATTGACGGTATGGCGAAAATTACTATCAATCGCCCGCAGGTGCGTAACGCTTTTCGCCCGCAAACTGTCAAAGAGATGATGCAGGCACTGGATAATGCTCGTCATGACGAAGGCGTCGGGGTGATTATTCTGACCGGTGCCGGTGACAAAGCCTTTTGCTCCGGCGGCGATCAAAAAGTGCGTGGCGATTACGGCGGTTACAAAGATGACAGCGGCGTACATCATCTCAACGTGCTGGATTTCCAGCGCCAAATTCGCACCTGCCCGAAGCCGGTGGTGGCGATGGTGGCGGGGTACTCGATTGGCGGCGGCCACGTGCTGCATATGATGTGTGATTTGACGATTGCGGCGGATAACGCCATGTTCGGCCAAACCGGGCCGCGAGTCGGATCGTTTGACGGTGGCTGGGGCGCGTCCTATATGGCGCGTATTGTCGGCCAGAAAAAAGCCCGTGAAATCTGGTTCTTATGCCGTCAGTATGATGCGCAGCAGGCGCTGGATATGGGGCTGGTCAACACGGTTGTGCCGTTGGCGCAACTGGAGCGTGAAACCGTGCGCTGGTGCCGTGAAATGCTGGAAAACAGCCCGATGGCGCTACGTTGTCTGAAGGCGGCGTTGAACGCCGATTGTGATGGTCAGGCGGGGCTACAGGAACTGGCGGGTAACGCCACCATGCTGTTTTATATGACTGACGAAGGGCAGGAAGGCCGCAATGCGTTCAATGAAAAACGCCAGCCCGATTTTAGCAAATTTAAGCGGAATCCCTGATGCGCCACGCAACGCTTTATCGCTATAGCGTACCGATGGAGGCGGGCGTGGTGCTGCGTAATCAGCGCCTGAAAAGCCGCGAGGGGGTGATTGTGCATCTGCAAGATGGCCCGCGCGAAGGCTGGGGGGAAATTGCCCCCCTGCCGCTGTTTAGCCCGGAAACGCTGGCGCAGGCGCTGGAAACCGCGCAAGCGCAATTACAGCCTTGGCTTACCGGGGAAACACCGCAGGCCGCGTGGTGCGAAAGCGGTGTCGCATCGGTTGATTTTGGGCTCAGTTGCGCATTCGCCGAATTCGATGAGGCTCTCCCGACCGCAGCGGATTACCGCAAAGCGCCGTTGTGCAGCGGCGACCCGGATGAGTTGTTTGCCATGTTGCAACACCTGCCTGAGCAGGTGGCAAAAGTCAAAGTCGGGCTCTATGAAGCGGTGCGCGATGGCATGATAGTCAACCTGCTGCTTGAGGCGTTGCCTGCGTTGCGGCTGCGTCTTGATGCGAACCGTAGCTGGACACTGGCGAAGGCACAAGGGTTTGCCCGTTATGTGAATCCGGCCTATCGCTCACGTATTGCTTTTCTGGAAGAGCCTTGCAAGACCCGTGAAGAATCACGCGATTTTGCGCGCGAAACCGGTATCGCGATTGCCTGGGACGAAAGTGTGCGCGAACCCGGCTTTGAGGTCGTAGCCGAGCCGGGCGTGGCTGCCATTATCATCAAGCCGTCATTAACCGGCAGTCTGGCGCGCTGCCAGAAACTGATTGCGCAAGCACATCAGCTTGGTTTAACGGCGGTTATCAGCTCGGCGATTGAGTCCAGTCTGGGGTTGAGTCAACTGGCGCGTGTGGCTCACTGGCTCACGCCTGAGACTGTGCCGGGGCTGGATACGCTGGATTTGATGCAGGCTCAGGTGGTGCGTGCCTGGCCGGGCAGCCCGTTACCGTTATTGACGGCGGCGCAACTGGAGCGGGTATGGCAGGGCTGAATAATTGGCCGTGGCGCGGTTGGGCTGCCTCACAGCCGATGGCGCCAGCGCTGATGGATGACGCGCGGGTTTGGTCATGGCAACAGCTGGCAAGCGAGATTGCCAGCTTGAGCGAGGCTTTTATCCGTCAGGGCGTTTGCCCTGGCATGGCGGTGGCGCTGCGCGGAAAAAACAGTACCGATATGCTGTTGTGCTATCTGGCGCTGATGCAGTGCGGCGCGCGCGTATTGCCGCTGAACCCACAGTTACCGGACAGGTTGCTGGCCGATTTGCTGCCTTCGCTGAACATCGAGCGGGCGTTGTGCCTGGCAGGGAGGGACTGGCCGCAGGATATTGTCACGCTCTGCTGGCCTTTGCCTGCGTCGTCCGAACGGCTGCCAACTGCCCCGTTAGTCTGGTCATACCAACGGTTGGCGACCTTGACGTTGACGTCTGGCTCCAGCGGGATGCCTAAAGCGGCGGTACATACGTTTGATGCCCATGTTGCGAACGCCGAGGGCGTGGTGCAACTGATGGCGTTTGGTGCGGGCGACCGCTGGTTGCTGTCATTACCGCTGTTCCATGTCTCCGGGCAGGGTATCGTCTGGCGCTGGCTGGTGGCCGGTGCGACGTTGGTTATCCGGCCACAGCAACCGCTGGAGGTGGCATTGCGTGCTTGTACTCATGCGTCGCTGGTGCCCACTCAGTTGTGGCGATTATTGGCGCAAAGCCAGTCTCCTGTCAGTCTGCGCGCGGTCTTATTGGGCGGTGCCGCTATCCCGGTTGAGTTAACGTGTCAGGCAGAGGCTCGCGGTATCCGTTGCTGGTGCGGTTATGGGCTCACGGAGCTGGCCTCAACGGTATGCGCTAAACGGGCCGATGAGCACCCCGGCGTCGGTTTACCACTGCCAGAGCGCGAAATACAGCTGGACGGCGAGGAAGTGCTGTTGCGTGGCCGCAGTCTGGCGGCTGGCTATTGGCAAGACGGCAGACTGGTCTCCATAACCGATAAACAGGGCTGGTTTCATACGCGCGATCGCGGGCAATGGGACGGCCAACAGTGGCGGATATTAGGACGGCTGGATAACCAGTTTTTTAGCGGCGGGGAAGGGGTGCAACCGGAGGATGTTGAAGCGGTATTGCTCACTCACCCGGATGTCACTTATGCCTGCGTGGTGCCGGTTGATGACCCGGAGTTTGGGCAGCGGCCCGTGGCGGTCGTGGAGGTAGAGCGCGCGCTTGCGCTGCCTCATCTGGTGGAGTGGTGCCAGACGCGATTGGCCGGTTTCCAGCGCCCGATAGCCTGTTACCTGTTACCTGAGTCGCTTAAAACCGGCGGCATCAAAATTT is a window from the Dickeya lacustris genome containing:
- the menD gene encoding 2-succinyl-5-enolpyruvyl-6-hydroxy-3-cyclohexene-1-carboxylic-acid synthase; the encoded protein is MSTHIFNRRWAQVLFEVLSRQGIRHVCIAPGSRSTPLTLTAATHAALQCHTHFDERGLGHLALGLAKASGEAVAIVVTSGTATANLYPAIIEAGLTGERLVVLTADRPPEMIDCGANQAIRQPGMFGAHPAHALNLPRPTPDIPARWLAATLDNALSALRHGVLHVNCPFAEPLYGEDDPLAFQDWLGALGDWWQQQEPWLQGDSRDVALRVQPDWPQWRQRRGVVLVGRVAAHEGERIAAWAQTLGWPLIGDVLSQTGQPLASADLWLIHPEAQALHQAEIVVQFGASLTGKRVLQWQTAVAPQEYWLIDRLPGRLDPAQHRGRRLVAAPDDWLAAHPAPSPAQPCWAPAVQACAGRVRQQVALRLSAGFGEAQLAHRVAALLPPHGQFFVGNSLAIRLVDALACLPAGYPVYANRGASGIDGLLSTLAGVQRATARPTLAIVGDVSALYDLNSLALLRQVPAPLVLIVVNNDGGQIFSLLPTPLAQREAFYCMPQHVDFRHAAALFGLRYARAQDWQGVEEAVASGWQHGGATLLEVVVEPKAGVETLKQLLAAVPSW
- the rcsD gene encoding phosphotransferase RcsD — encoded protein: MPAAIMRFFLLFILLLLLAIGSYGYNYVNCWMTEKKSALTDIAEGMQKRIDAYRFFTDQIYKNLITDPIQPESTNVNLITLIPNVFYAEKSNHKTDALIFGQHDKTTLTAMHRISQYLDVLWGAKTDIYSMYYLNGQDNSLTMVSTQPLKDISSPLRGSYLSSIVETRKTEMLQQANTLDERESFSALRKLRFYNDYYFTLRTTFNQPGHLATVIAFDLSINDLIPSHLPRENFILRQQLPPVNVDNDNDIPTEIRREGGLLEISAQLMNAPIKLVYVVPLDKLIAEMLRRNIWSIGFSLALLLLALSGAYALRRYHARPKDDLSHHLKSQQQMYDDIVNRVPVGVLVYDFDNNKVAVANTLAERLYPHLSLKKIATLAEEHQGLIQATVDNEMYEVRVFHSQHTPALCLFLLREQDQEILITRKLQLAQREIDKNIAVRKRLFRHLSQEFKHPLSAVHQLALSLRQAEATPEQQKVIQSLIIEASSAIRLMENIALQAHLETGEWHLVHEPFSPLTLLDDLLLELLPRIQQKGLALFNHYQLDPRQSYLGDSELLRKTLSLLLDYAITNTDYGKITVSCEPAGQSPEQVVIKINDTGTEISGLERDNLMHPFATTPLSDRFRQNSGLTLFLCNQLCNKLGGQLQINSRPGLGTQYTLTLKMDMAAQPVEEEEKLLDDITLLLNITSDEVRTIVNRQVTQWGANVVVYDERLVNQSAEITITDDPTRVDEDTLLVTCDDMQWVPLGHRRLRTNYNISQLLQDGLLKLIEQQLDTDTDDTTDEEHDDIGVYVRQLHSSDYYSLFVETVPEDIKRLYTETQDGDFLSLAQTAHRLKGVFAMLNLHPGRQLCEALEKLITTQDRTQIEANLQQIDHFVSVLLHFGGQHDE
- the menE gene encoding o-succinylbenzoate--CoA ligase; translated protein: MAGLNNWPWRGWAASQPMAPALMDDARVWSWQQLASEIASLSEAFIRQGVCPGMAVALRGKNSTDMLLCYLALMQCGARVLPLNPQLPDRLLADLLPSLNIERALCLAGRDWPQDIVTLCWPLPASSERLPTAPLVWSYQRLATLTLTSGSSGMPKAAVHTFDAHVANAEGVVQLMAFGAGDRWLLSLPLFHVSGQGIVWRWLVAGATLVIRPQQPLEVALRACTHASLVPTQLWRLLAQSQSPVSLRAVLLGGAAIPVELTCQAEARGIRCWCGYGLTELASTVCAKRADEHPGVGLPLPEREIQLDGEEVLLRGRSLAAGYWQDGRLVSITDKQGWFHTRDRGQWDGQQWRILGRLDNQFFSGGEGVQPEDVEAVLLTHPDVTYACVVPVDDPEFGQRPVAVVEVERALALPHLVEWCQTRLAGFQRPIACYLLPESLKTGGIKISRQQVKTWVEQQYRTSAAR
- the menC gene encoding o-succinylbenzoate synthase, translated to MRHATLYRYSVPMEAGVVLRNQRLKSREGVIVHLQDGPREGWGEIAPLPLFSPETLAQALETAQAQLQPWLTGETPQAAWCESGVASVDFGLSCAFAEFDEALPTAADYRKAPLCSGDPDELFAMLQHLPEQVAKVKVGLYEAVRDGMIVNLLLEALPALRLRLDANRSWTLAKAQGFARYVNPAYRSRIAFLEEPCKTREESRDFARETGIAIAWDESVREPGFEVVAEPGVAAIIIKPSLTGSLARCQKLIAQAHQLGLTAVISSAIESSLGLSQLARVAHWLTPETVPGLDTLDLMQAQVVRAWPGSPLPLLTAAQLERVWQG
- the menF gene encoding isochorismate synthase MenF; the protein is MNVLQFSDLLHQMHQALSEPLPVRTGFYAITLTFPDSGELLPWLAAQSVYPQFYWQHRQDDEEAAVCGQVRAFDDITQANAFLQRHDVDDSVRIWGINAFDQCPQTPELAVARLFVPRIALLRQGRRVRVRLNLFSETSLADDVQLAQTFLRQLQPAQMLPPLQTRIVSAQHCPNREQWGAILAQALAEITAGRLEKVVPARATSLTLNEPLRATTLMAASRAANHRCYHFMLALAPEQAFLGSSPERLYRRRYHRLETEALAGTVASHPDETVAAQLADWLMNDVKNQCENMLVVDDICQRLHEVAQTLDVMPPEIIRLRKVQHLRRTIQATLRAIDDEVCLRLLQPTAAVAGLPRRPARDFLARYEPFTRGWYAGSAGYLSRQQSEFCVALRSANVNARQLTLYAGAGIIAASDPEQEWQELDNKIAGLKSLFDGDMS
- the menB gene encoding 1,4-dihydroxy-2-naphthoyl-CoA synthase, with protein sequence MLYPSEEQLYAPVEWHDCSGDFVDILYHKSIDGMAKITINRPQVRNAFRPQTVKEMMQALDNARHDEGVGVIILTGAGDKAFCSGGDQKVRGDYGGYKDDSGVHHLNVLDFQRQIRTCPKPVVAMVAGYSIGGGHVLHMMCDLTIAADNAMFGQTGPRVGSFDGGWGASYMARIVGQKKAREIWFLCRQYDAQQALDMGLVNTVVPLAQLERETVRWCREMLENSPMALRCLKAALNADCDGQAGLQELAGNATMLFYMTDEGQEGRNAFNEKRQPDFSKFKRNP
- the menH gene encoding 2-succinyl-6-hydroxy-2,4-cyclohexadiene-1-carboxylate synthase — translated: MIGHRIGTAKPGQPWLVMLHGLLGSAQDWQPVLPYFADWPVLLIDLPGHGSARQCGAQGFAQISEQLCVQLSAWSIDKYWLLGYSLGGRLAMYHACYGDTSGLQGVLIEGGHPGLEGDDERMARRQHDAGWARRFREQPLEHVLNSWYQQPVFAALPPDQRDRLVALRRGNDGAAIAAMLEATSLSRQPYLVPLLHHLPMPLGYLCGHQDTKFQALAAQHHFVLLDVARAGHNAHQANPSAYAARIRQFISYPERKIDYALSQ